TAATTGACAAATCTTGCTAAATTACCTTAGTATGTTGTATTTTTACTTTAGTTATAAAGATTCACATGTCACACGATTTAAGCGATTATAGAAAGTCTTATGAAAAGGAAGAATTACTAGAAAGTAATTGTCCTGAGAACCCAATTGAATTGTTTAGAAATTGGTTTTTAACGGCCGATGCTTCTGAAATGGTTGAGGAGGCTAACGCTATGAATATTAGCACTATTGGTTTAGATGGATTTCCAAAAAACAGAATTGTTCTTCTTAAAAAATATACTTGGGAAGGATTTATTTTTTATACCAATTATCAATCAGAAAAGGGACGCGCGATTTTAAACAACAATCATGTTTGTTTGTCTTTCTTTTGGCCTGGATTAGAACGCCAAATCATTATTAAAGGAAAAGCGGAAAAAGTAGCTACTAATTTATCTGATGGTTACTTTGATTCTAGACCCGATGGAAGTAAATTAGGTGCTTGGGCTTCTAACCAAAGTGAAGTAGTTACCTCTAGAGATGAGCTAGATGATAGCTTAATTAAGTTCGAAAAAAAATTTGAAGGCCAAGAAATTCCAAGGCCTGAGCATTGGGGTGGATTTATTGTAAAACCAGTTTCTATAGAGTTTTGGCAAGGACGTCCAAATAGAATGCACGATAGGATAAGATACTGTATGGAAAAAGAATTTTCTTGGAAACTTGAACGTTTGGCTCCTTAATTTTATATTTACATATCGTTTTTAACTAAACAATGAAAACATTATACATAGTTCGTCACGCAAAGTCATCTTGGGCTTACGATAGCGTTAAAGACATTGATCGCCCTTTAAAAGAAAGAGGAATCAATGATGCGCATTTAATGTCTAAAATTTTAGCAAAAGAAATTAAAAAACCCGATGTTTTTGTATCTAGTAGTGCAAACAGAGCTTTGCATACAGCGGTCATTTTTTGTGAAAATTTTGGTTACCCATTATCAAACTTGCAAATTAAGCGTCAATTATATAGTTTTAGCGACGGATACCTAGTAAAAACTGTAAAAGCTTTAGATGATAGTTTTGATAGTGCTATTATTTTTAGTCATGACCATGGTATTAATACTTTTGTAAATAAGTTTGGAAGCAAACCTATTGCACACGTAACTACCTGTGGAGTAATTGGTATTCAGTTTGACGAAAAACATTGGAAAAATATCAAAAAAGGTACCACTACCTTAATTGAATTTCCTAAGTATCATAAATAAAAGATTCTCATTTTGAAAATAAAGAAGTACGGAGCTATAGACATAGGATCAAATGCTGTAAGATTATTAGTAGCAAATGTGGTTGAGGAAAAAGATAAAGAACCCAAATTTAAAAAATCTTCATTAGTTCGTGTTCCTATACGTTTAGGTGCAGATGCCTTTGTTGAAGGGCACATTACTGAAAATAACATTCACAGAATGATTGAAGCTATGAAAGCTTTTAAATTATTAATGAATGTTCATGGTGTAGAAAAATACAAAGCATGTGCTACTTCTGCCATGCGAGAAGCATCTAACGGACAAGAAGTTGTTGAACAAGTTTTAAAAGACACCGATATTGATATTGAAATTATTGATGGTAAAAAAGAGGCGGCTATTATCTCTTCTACAGATTTAAATCAACTAATTGAATCTGATGCAACTTATTTATATGTTGATGTTGGAGGTGGTAGTACAGAGTTTACCCTATTTTCTAATGGTAGAATAGTGAATTCTAAATCTTTTAAAATAGGTACTGTACGTTTAATCAATAACAAAAAATCGGAGAACAAAATCTTATTTAAAAAGGTACAAAAGTGGATTGAAGAGAACACCAAAGACTTTAAACGTATCTCGTTAATAGGTTCTGGAGGTAATATTAACAAGATCTTTAAAATGTCTGGAAGAGAAATGGGAAGACCTATTTCCTATATTTACCTAAATGCTCAATATCAATTCTTAAAGAAAATGACTTATAAAGAACGTATTTCTGAATTAAGTTTAAATCCAGATAGAGCCGATGTGATTGTTCCTGCAACAAAAATTTATCTTTCAGCAATGAAATGGAGTGGGGCAAGAAAGATATATGTTCCTAAAATAGGATTGTCTGACGGAATCATTAAAAGCCTATACTACAACAGGTTGCACTAAGCAAAAAACTCTTTTAAAACCCCTCCATTTTTTCTTGCTCTTGAATAAAATGTGACTTTTTATGCCCTTTAGTGTCATATTGAAGAAAGCTAAATAATCATTAATTAAATTTTATTCATTATGAAGAAACTATTATTAGGGGCATTAGTAGTTACAAGTGTATCTGCTTTTTCACAAGATTTACCACAAAATCCAGAACCAGGAAAATGTTACGTACGTTGCAAAACTCCTGAGGTATGGCAAAACCAAGATGTAACTATTGAAGTAGCACCTGCCTACAAAAAAATAGTTACACATCCTGCTGAATACAAAACAGTAACGGAAAGGGTAATGATTAAAGAAGCTGGACAACGTTTAGAAGTTGTACCTGCTGTTTGGGAAAACAAGGTTGTCACCTATACTGCGAAAGAAGATGCTAACAGGTTAAGAGTTGTAAAAGCTACATTTAGACCTGATGAAGAAACAATTGAAACAAAAGCTGCTTCGGCGCGTTGGGAAATGAGTGAAAAGGCTCCTGATTGTGAATCTAGCGATCCAAATGATTGTAGATATTGGTGTTATAAACCTACTCCTGCAACATTTGTAACTATTCCTATTACAAAGTTAAGCAGTGATGCAAATACTCAAAAAATTGCTGTACCAGGATTTGAAAAAACATATACAAAGAGAGTAATGGTTCAACCACCAACTACACGTTCTATTGAAATTCCTGCAGTATATAAAGAAATTAGAAAAACTGTATTAGTAAAAGATGCTTGGCAAGAAGAGATTACTGTTCCTGCGAAATATAAAACAGTTACTAAAGAAGTATTAATCAACAAAGGAGGATTAACTACTTGGAAAGAAGTTGAGTGTGAGTTATTAACTTACAACCCATTACCTATTAATTGGAATTTAGGTAGTGCTACGTTAACTTCAGCAGCAAAAAGATTAATCGATTCTAGATTATTACCTGTATTAAAAGATGGTGTACAAGTAGAGTTAGCTTCTCACACTGATTCTAGAGGTTCTAAAGCTTCGAACCTAGATTTATCAGAAAGAAGAGCACAATCTGTAGCAAACTACTTAATGTCTAAGGGGATTAATGCAAGTCAGTTAGTTGCTAAAGGTTATGGTGAGTCTAAATTAAAGAACAGATGTTCTGATGGTGTTACTTGTACTGAAGCTCAGCATAGAGTAAATAGAAGAACTGAATTTAGAGTAATTAACCAAAAATAATATTACCTAAATCTAACACAAATCAATCATAAAAAAACGCTGCAAATGCAGCGTTTTTTATTTTATATAGCTTTCAAAAAAGGGATAATAATATTCGGTTAAGATCAATCCTTTTTTAATTCCTAATACTTTTTGTTTGTGATTTAAAACAAGTATTGTTGGATAAGAAGATACTTTAAATTGCTTTACTAACTTCTTGTTACTTGCAAGTCTTTCTTTTTCAACCAAATCTTGATTCATCGGAATATCTGCTTCATACAACACAAAATGTTTTTTAGACAAGTTGATAAATTTTTCTGCACTAAACAATTCTTTATCTAATGTTTTACAAGGCCCACACCAATCAGACCCTTTAAAATACACCAACAAAGGTTTCTTTTCATTTTTGGCTTTCTTTAAAGCTTCTTTATAAGAAAGAGACCAAATATTTTTTTCTTCTAAAGCACCTTTTTCCTCTTGGGCATATAACATATTGGTCGCAAGTACAAAAAATGCGAGGAATACTACTTTTTTCATTGAATCATTGTTAGATGTTTTAAAAATAACAAA
The sequence above is a segment of the Tenacibaculum sp. 190130A14a genome. Coding sequences within it:
- a CDS encoding thioredoxin family protein; protein product: MKKVVFLAFFVLATNMLYAQEEKGALEEKNIWSLSYKEALKKAKNEKKPLLVYFKGSDWCGPCKTLDKELFSAEKFINLSKKHFVLYEADIPMNQDLVEKERLASNKKLVKQFKVSSYPTILVLNHKQKVLGIKKGLILTEYYYPFFESYIK
- the pdxH gene encoding pyridoxamine 5'-phosphate oxidase, encoding MSHDLSDYRKSYEKEELLESNCPENPIELFRNWFLTADASEMVEEANAMNISTIGLDGFPKNRIVLLKKYTWEGFIFYTNYQSEKGRAILNNNHVCLSFFWPGLERQIIIKGKAEKVATNLSDGYFDSRPDGSKLGAWASNQSEVVTSRDELDDSLIKFEKKFEGQEIPRPEHWGGFIVKPVSIEFWQGRPNRMHDRIRYCMEKEFSWKLERLAP
- a CDS encoding histidine phosphatase family protein codes for the protein MKTLYIVRHAKSSWAYDSVKDIDRPLKERGINDAHLMSKILAKEIKKPDVFVSSSANRALHTAVIFCENFGYPLSNLQIKRQLYSFSDGYLVKTVKALDDSFDSAIIFSHDHGINTFVNKFGSKPIAHVTTCGVIGIQFDEKHWKNIKKGTTTLIEFPKYHK
- a CDS encoding OmpA family protein translates to MKKLLLGALVVTSVSAFSQDLPQNPEPGKCYVRCKTPEVWQNQDVTIEVAPAYKKIVTHPAEYKTVTERVMIKEAGQRLEVVPAVWENKVVTYTAKEDANRLRVVKATFRPDEETIETKAASARWEMSEKAPDCESSDPNDCRYWCYKPTPATFVTIPITKLSSDANTQKIAVPGFEKTYTKRVMVQPPTTRSIEIPAVYKEIRKTVLVKDAWQEEITVPAKYKTVTKEVLINKGGLTTWKEVECELLTYNPLPINWNLGSATLTSAAKRLIDSRLLPVLKDGVQVELASHTDSRGSKASNLDLSERRAQSVANYLMSKGINASQLVAKGYGESKLKNRCSDGVTCTEAQHRVNRRTEFRVINQK
- a CDS encoding exopolyphosphatase, which codes for MLKIKKYGAIDIGSNAVRLLVANVVEEKDKEPKFKKSSLVRVPIRLGADAFVEGHITENNIHRMIEAMKAFKLLMNVHGVEKYKACATSAMREASNGQEVVEQVLKDTDIDIEIIDGKKEAAIISSTDLNQLIESDATYLYVDVGGGSTEFTLFSNGRIVNSKSFKIGTVRLINNKKSENKILFKKVQKWIEENTKDFKRISLIGSGGNINKIFKMSGREMGRPISYIYLNAQYQFLKKMTYKERISELSLNPDRADVIVPATKIYLSAMKWSGARKIYVPKIGLSDGIIKSLYYNRLH